GGGTCAGGCGTCGCACGCTGGCTGGTGGCCGCTGATAGCTGGCGGCGGGAGTGATGGTCGGTGATGCGGGTGATGGCTGTGGCTGGGATGGCTGCCCCTCTGAAATGAGACGAGGTGCAGCCTGCGATCACGGTCAGAGGGACTCTGGTCATTGCGGTCTGTGTCTCTCTACTATTTCTCTCCTCGGTTGAGGAAAGGCTGTTTGTGTGAGGGGGCGTGTCTCCTGGTTGCTATGGCATCGAGTCGTTTTGTTGCCAGCAGTGAGAGGGAGGCAAGAGCGACCATGATGAAGCGAAGCAGGGAACACCCCCTGAACCATCTTTCTGCGTTTTGATTGCTCGCCTCTGTTGTTTTCATGCTAAGAGCTTCCTTGCTACCTGGCAACGAAGCCGGGTAGCTTCTCTTCTGTGCACCGATAGGAATAGGGGGATGCCTCAGTTGGCTTCTTTAGTGGCCGGGCGCGGGATAAAGCTTGCTGAGGACCCAGCAGAGAAAGAGGACCCCAAGCCCCCAGATCCCCAGCACAAGCACGATTCCCCCTCGAAAGCATGGCTGCTCCTGAACCTGGGCGGCGCGGGCCCGGCTCTCCTCTAGAATAGCGGGCGGCAGGAGCTTGATGGCCAGCAGCATTCCTAGCGGCAGAATGACGAGGTCATCAAGATGGCCGACGATAGGAATGAAGTCGGGAATCAGGTCGATCGGACTCAAGGCATAGCTCAGGAGACTCAACAGCAGCAAGCGATGGTACCAGGGCAGGCGAGGGTCACGATAGGCCAGGATCAGGGTCTGAATCTCTTGCCGCAGGGAGCGGATACGCCCCTGCCAGCGCGCTCTGAAGGCTTGCATGACTCTTGAGTAAGCTCCTCCTTCCAGTGTCTCCTCTCCTGAGAGGCAGTATACAGACCATTGCAAGTCGCCACACTTCCAGCCAGGATGAGTACCACGGTAATCCAGTCGCCGACGCAGCGCGTATCTGCTCAGTGTCAAGATAGAGAGGGACGCTGCAGCTCAACAGGCCGGCCTCTGGTGCGGCTGTCCCTGTTCTCTCTGCCTTTGCCGACTGACTGACCAGCGGGAGGGGCGCAACCGTTGGCAGCCAGCTTGCTCACTATTCTGATGGAGATGAGGAAGACGAAGCATGTTCGATCCTGTACAACAGCACGATGTGCAGATAACGAGCCAGCGGTCTGACGCTCAGGGGGAGAGGGCTGCTGCTGGCGAGACTCGGGTCCCGGCGCGCCGGGCCTTTTTGCGCCGCTCGCTGACGGGCATGGCGCTGGCGGTACCTGTTGGGGGCTTGCTGGTGGCTTGCGGTTCCAGCTCAACGATGACAGGGGCGGCCTCAACGCCGACCAGTGCGGCCACCTCAGCGCCCACGTCCCCCAC
Above is a window of Thermogemmatispora onikobensis DNA encoding:
- a CDS encoding YkvA family protein; amino-acid sequence: MQAFRARWQGRIRSLRQEIQTLILAYRDPRLPWYHRLLLLSLLSYALSPIDLIPDFIPIVGHLDDLVILPLGMLLAIKLLPPAILEESRARAAQVQEQPCFRGGIVLVLGIWGLGVLFLCWVLSKLYPAPGH